The DNA segment GATGTCGGCGTACAAGCCCGACATGTCGGTGATGTAGCCGATCTTGACGGTATCGCCCGAGACCTGCGCCGATGCCGAACCCATTGCCACGCCCGTTACGATAGCCGCCAGAGCGACCGCCAGCCGAGTCATCTTCATTGCCTGTCTCCTTAGTTTCGGCGGCACCTGACGCCACCCGTTCCTGCCCTAAAACAATGCCTGCGATTCATGACAGCGCCGCGCGCCGATTCGAATCAGACCCCAAGCAACTCGTTGAGCACCGGCATCTTGGCCTGCAGCTCGGCAGCCGCGAAGCGCTCGACGATCGTGCCGTGTTCCATCACATAAAAACGGTCGGCCAGCGGCGCGGCAAAGCGGAAGTTCTGCTCCACCATCACCACCGTGTAGCCCTTTTTCTTGAGCATCAGGATCATGCGCGCCAGCGCTTGCACGATCACGGGCGCAAGACCCTCCGAGATCTCGTCGAGCAGCAGCAGGTTGGCGCCGGTGCGCAGGATGCGCCCGACGGCCAGCATCTGCTGCTCGCCGCCCGACAGGCGCGTGCCCTGGCTCTGGCGGCGCTCCTTCAGGTTAGGGAACATCTCGTAGATCTCGGCCTCGCTCATGCCGGTGACCGCGCTGGTGCCCTGCCCTTTCAACAGCGGCGGCAGCATCAGGTTTTCCTCGCACGACAAGCTGGCGAAGATGCCCCGCTCTTCCGGGCAATAGCCGATGCCGCAGTGCGCGATCTTGTGCGTCGGCATGCCGATGGTCTCGGTGCCGTTGACGCGGATCGAGCCCTTGCGCTGGCCGGTCAGGCCCATGATGGCGCGCAACGTGGTGGTGCGCCCGGCGCCGTTGCGCCCTAGCAGGGTCACCACCTCGCCGGCATTCACGGTCAGGTCCACGCCATGCAGGATGTGCGATTCGCCATACCAGGCGTGCAGGTCCTTGATTTCTAGTGCGGGCGTTGTGCTCATCCTGGCTCCTCAGTGCGCGCCCTGCAGTTCGGCCTCGACAGTGCCCATATAGGCCTCCATCACGCGCGGGTCTTTCGATACCTCGGCGTACGGCCCCTCGGCCAGGATCGCGCCGCGCTGCAATACCGTGATCTTGTCGGCAATCGACGAGACCACGTTCATGTTGTGCTCCACCATCAGGATGGTGCGCCCCACCGCCACCTTGCGGATCAGCTCGGTCACGCGCGCCACGTCTTCATGGCCCATGCCCTGGGTCGGCTCGTCCAGCAGCATCATCTCCGGCTCCATCGCCAGCGTGGTGGCGATCTCGAGCGCGCGCTTGCGGCCGTACGGCAGGTTGACCGTCACCGTCTGCGCCACATCGCTCAGCCCGACCTGCTCCAGCAGCTCCATGCCGCGCGCGTTCAGCGCATCGAGCGTGGTTTCGCTGCGCCAGAAATGATAGGAAGTGCCAAGTTGCCGCTGCAGCCCGATGCGCACGTTCTCCAGCACCGTCAGGTGCGGGAACACGGCGGAGATCTGGAACGACCGGATCACCCCGCGCCGGGCAATCTGCGCCGGCTTTTCGCGGGTGATGTCGATGCCGTTGAACAGGATCGTGCCCGTGGTAGGCTCGAGGAACTTGGTCAGCAGGTTGAAGCAGGTGGTCTTGCCGGCGCCGTTGGGGCCGATCAAGGCATGGATGGAGCCGCGCCGCACCTTGAGATTGACGTCGCTTACCGCGGTGAACCCCTTGAACTCCTTGGTGAGGTTCCGCGTTTCCAGGATCGATTCTTGCTGATTCATGGTCTCCTGCCCGCCCTCTTGCTGCGGCGCCGGCTTCTGGTCGGCACCGCCAAATGGTCAGAACTGTGGTGCCAGTCGCACCACCACGGCACAGGTCGCGCCAATCCAGTTGCGCTCCCCGTGGCTGTTGCGGCCCTCGCGCCGCTTGTATTTATTTGCTGCCTTTATTGCTGCCTGGATGTCCGCCGTGCGCGCCCCTCCCGGAACGCGCGACGCGCCCTTGTCGGGGCGCGCCAATGTGAGCAGTGCTGCACGGCATCTCGGCGTCTATTGTGTGCGTCTGCTGCGTCGCAAAACATCCGGGTTTGCACTGATTATGAAACATGAACCAGATGTCAGGTTGGTGTCAGGTTTGCCGCGCGTTCGCGGCAGGCGGCATACTCAGGCCTGGGTTGTGGCTCCCGCTTTGCTGGCCGGCTCAGCCCCCGCCGGGGAAACGGCGCCCTGCGCGACCCCTTGCGCCACGCCGCTCGCGCGCCGGCGCCGATCCTCCCGGATCATGTCGCTGGCGCGCTCCGCGATCATGATGGTCGGGGAGTTGGTGTTGCCCGAGGTGATCAGCGGCATGATCGATGCATCGACCACACGCAAGCCATCGATGCCGATCACGCGCAGGCGCTGGTCCACCACGGCCTGCGGGTCATCGGGACGGCCCATGCGGCAAGTGCCCACCGGATGGAAGATGGTGGTGCCGATCTCGCTCGCGGCCTGGGCCAGTTGCTCGTCGGTCTCGAACGCCGCGCCCGGCAGCCATTCCTGCGGCTTGTAGGGCGCGAGCGCGGGCGAGGCCACGATGCGCCGCGTCAGCCTCAGCGAATCCGCCGCGACCTTGCGGTCGGCGTCGGTCGTCAGATAGTTGGGCGCAATCACCGGCGCGTGGCGGAAATCCGGATCGGCGATGTGCACGCTGCCGCGCGAAGTCGGGCGCAGGTTGCACACGCTGGCGGTAAACGCATTGAAGCGATGCAACGGATCGCCGAACTTGTCGAGCGATAGCGGCTGCACGTGGTACTCCAGGTTGGGCCGCGCATACGATGCATCCGAGCGTGCGAAGGCGCCGAGCTGCGACGGCGCCATGCTCATCGGGCCGCTCTGGTTGACCGCGTACTGCAGGCCGATGCCAAGCTTGCCCCACCAGCTGCCCGCGCGCGTGTTGAGCGTGCGCACGCCCTGCACCTTGACCACGCTGCGCAGCTGCAGGTGGTCCTGCAGGTTTTCGCCCACGCCGGGCAACGCATGGCGCACCGCGATGCCCGCCGCCTGCAGCCGCTCGGGCTGGCCGATGCCGGACAGCTCCAGCAGCTGCGGCGTATTGACCGCGCCCGCTGCCAGGATGACTTCCTCGCGCGCTGCCGCCGTGAATGGCTTGCCGCCGCCGAGATAGTCCACGCCGGTGCAGCGGCGTCCCGCGAACGTCAGCGCGCTCACCTGAGCGCCGGTGACGATCGTCAGATTCGGCCGTTCCGCCGCGCGGCGCAGGAACGCCTTGGCGGTATTCCAGCGGATGCCGCGTCGCTGGTTGACCTCGAAGTAGCCCACGCCAAAGTTATCGCCGCGATTGAAGTCATCGGTGCGCGGGATGCCGGCCTGCTCGGCGGCATCGATAAAGCGCTCCAGGATGTCCCAGCGCAAGCGCTGCCCTTCCACCCGCCATTCGCCACCTGCGCCGTGAAATTCGTCGCCGCCGCGATGATGGTCCTCGCTGCGCTTGAACAGCGGCAGCACATTGTCCCAGCGCCAGCCGTCGTCGCCCGTCAGGCGCGCCCAGTCGTCATAGTCTTCACGCTGCCCGCGCATATAGATCATGCCGTTGATCGAGGACGAGCCACCCAGCACGCGCCCGCGCGGGTAGCCCAGCGAGCGCCCGCCCAGGCCGGCTTGCGCCACGGTGCGGTACATCCAGTCGGTGCGCGGGTTGCCGATGCAATACAGGTAGCCCACCGGGATGTGAATCCAGTGGTAGTCGTCGCGCCCGCCGGCTTCCAGCAGCAGCACGCTCACCTCGGGATCCTGGGTCAGGCGGTTGGCCAGCACGCAGCCGGCCGATCCGGCGCCGACGATGATGTAGTCGTATGTCTCCATGCTTTCTCTTGTCAGGCCTTGCGCCACGTTTGGAAAGGTTGATGATGAGCCCGAGCGGGAATATCCCGCCGGGATGGCAAATGCGTGCGTCCGTGCGCGGCATGCCGAACTTGGGCCACGGCTGCGCGCAATGGTTCAGGTGATGGCAGCCAGGGACACATCATGCGCGCTCACGCCGCCTGTGGCTGCAGATGCTTGCGCAGCCAGCCGGTGAGCGCGGCCAGTACCTCGCCGCGCAGCGGCTGTGCCTCGTTGAAGATCTCGTGGTAGCCGGTGTCGAACCAGAGCGCGTCGCGCAGGTCGGGCGGCGCGTTGTCGAAGAAGCGGCGGCTGCCGGCCGGATCGACGATGCGATCGTCGCCCGCCACCAGCATCAGCATGGGTGCTTCCAGCATGGGCGCATCGGTTTGCGCTTGCGCCATGCCGCGCACGAAGGTCTCCAGCACGCCGGCGCTGATGGTGCCCTGCACCAGCGGATCGGCGCGGTACTGCGCCACCACCGCGGCGTCGTGCGACAGGTAGCGCGCATCGATCGGGTTGGGCACGCGCAGGCGCGGCACCAGCGTCAGCAGCATGCGGTGCAGGGCCAGCATCGGGGCGGACAGCCTCAAGGCCAGCGCCGGCGATGACAGCACGAGCGCGCGGATGGGCCGCACGCGCGCGGTGGCAAAGCGCGCTGCCACCAGCCCGCCCATGCTGTGCCCCAGCAGGAACGGCAGCTCCCGCCACTGGCCCACCGCGGCGTCGTGGATTTCGGTGAGGTCTTCGACGAACACATCCGGATGCTCCGCCACCATGCGCGGGCCGCCGCTGGCGCCATGGCCGCGCTGGTCGTAGGCGCGCACACGCAGGCCCAGGCCGCACAGCAGTTCCGCCACGTGCTGGTAGCGGCCGCAATGCTCGGCCAGGCCGTGCACCAGCAACAGCGAACCGGCGGGCTCCGGGAACAGCTCGGGATCGGGCTGCCAGGTGCGCAGAAACAGTTCCGTGCCGTCGCGCATGCGCTGGCGGCTTTCGACGGGGGTGGCGGTCCGCGCGGGGGCCGCCACGGCAGGGCCGCCAACGTCGGTCGGCTCGGCGGGAGCAGCGGTACTCGGTCGATCCATTCGGTTGATCTCCAACTGTGTTCCGCTACGATGCCGCCGTCCCTCCCTGACTAGGAGGCCGCGGTGCTGTCCTCGTCGTGACGATGGCAGGCCGGCACCGCGCCATCGCTGTTGCCGCCCGCATCCGATTCCTCCGCCGCCAGGCCGAATCCCGCCTGCGCCATATCCGCGAGGATCGGGCAGTCGGGCCGCGCATCGCCGCTGCAGGCCTCGGCCAGCTGGCGCAGCGTGTCGCGCATGGCGGCAAGCTCGGCAATGCGCTGCTCCAGATCCGCCACGTGGCGCAAGGTGAGCGCCTTGACGTCGGCGCTGGCTCGCGCGCGGTCGTGCCACAGCGACAGCAGCCCGCGTATCTCGTCCAGCGAGAACCCGAGATTACGGGCACGCCGCACGAAGCGCAAGGTGTGCACCGCGCGCTCGTCGTAGCGGCGGTAACCGCCCTCGCTGCGCGGCGGCGGCGCCAGCAGGCCGATGGACTCGTAGTGCCGGATCATCTTGGCGGTAACGCCGGAAGCCTGTGCCGCTTCGCCGATATTCTTGCCGATACTCATGCTTGCTCTCCCGCCGGCTTCCAGCGCCGCAGCAGCAGCGCATTGCCGACCACGCTCACGCTGGAGAAAGCCATGGCCGCGCCGGCCACGACCGGGTTGAGCAGGCCGGCCGCCGCCAGCGGGATGCCGATCACATTGTAGAAGAAGGCCCAGAACAGGTTCTCGCGAATCTTGCGCACAGTGCGGTGCGAAATCGCCAGCGCATCGGCCACCAGCGCCGGATCCCCACGCATCAGCGTGATGCCGGCAGCATGCATGGCCACATCGGTGCCGGTCGACATGGCGATGCCGACATCCGCCGCGGCCAGCGCCGGCGCATCGTTGATGCCGTCGCCAACCATCGCCACCGCGGTGCCGTCTGCCTTGAGCCCGTTCACGCGCTCGGCCTTGTCGGCCGGCAGTACTTCCGCCTGCACCTCGTCCAGCCCCAGCGTCTTGGCCACGCGCGCGGCGGCGCCCTGGTTGTCGCCGGACAGCATCACCGTGCGCACGCCGGCGGCGCGCAGCCGCTCGATCGCGCGCCGCGCACCAGGCTTGATGGCGTCGCCAAAGGCAACCAGTCCCACCACGCGGTGTTGCGCGGGCGACGCATCCCCCGCGCCCATCTCGATCAGCCAGGACACCGTGCGGCCCGCTTGCTGCAGTGCCTGCGCCTGCGCTTCGAGCGTACCCGCCGCTGCGCCCAGCGAGGCGCGCAGCCGCTCGCTGCCAAGCTGCAATGCCACGCCATCGACCATGCCGGACAAGCCCATGCCAGGCAATGCACGCACATCGGTAGCGGTCGGCGCGTGGATGCCGCGCGCGCGGGCCGCTGCCAGCACCGCGTGCGCCAGCGGATGCTCGCTGCCGGCCTGCAGCGCGGCCAGATGCGCCAGCAAGCGCGGCTGCGCATCGTCACCGGCACCCGCCGGCACCGCCAGCGCCACCACTTCCGGCTTACCCACCGTCAGCGTGCCGGTCTTGTCGAAGACCACCACCTTGACCCGGTGCGCCACTTCCAGCGCCTCGGCGTCCTTGATCAGGATGCCGGCGCGCGCACCCGCTCCCGTGCCCGCCATGATCGCGGTCGGCGTGGCCAGGCCGAGCGCACACGGGCAGGCGATCACCAGCACCGCCACCGCGTTGAGCAAGGCCGCCTCCCAGTTGCCGCCGAACAGGCCCCAGCCTAGCAGCGTGACCAGCGCGATGCCCAGCACCACCGGCACGAAGACCGAGCTCACGCGGTCGACCATGCGCTGGATTGGCGCCTTGGCGGCTTGCGCGTGCTCGACCATGCGGATGATGCGCGCCAGCACCGTCTCCGCGCCCACCGCCACCGTGCGCGCCACCAGGCGGCCTTCGTAGTTGATGGCGCCGCCGGTCAGCAGCGCGCCGGGTGCCTTCGGTACCGGCAGGCTCTCGCCGGTCAGCATGGATTCGTCCGCATGGCTGCTGCCTTCGATTACCTTGGCATCCACGGGTACGCGTGCGCCCGGCAGCACCACGATCTCGTCGCCGACCCGCACCGAGCCCAGCGCAACGCTTACCTCCGCGCCGTCGCGGCGCACGATCGCGCTATCGGGGCGCAGCGCGGCCAGCGCGCGGATGGCATCCGCCGTCTGGCGCTTGGCGCGCGTTTCCAGCCACTTGCCCAGGCGCACCAGCGTGATGACCACCGCCGCGCTCTCGAAGTACAGATGCGGCATATCGTGCGCGCCACGCCACATCAGCCACAAGGACAAGCCATAAGCCGCCGAGGTGCCGAGCGCGACCAGCAGATCCATATTGCCCGCGCCCGCGCGCACCGCCTTGAAGCCAGCCTTGTAGAAACGCCAGCCAAACACGAACTGCACCGGCGTGGCCAGCAGCCACTGCACCCAGGCTGGCAGCATCCAGTGCACGCCGAACCATTCGGCCACCATGGGCGCCACCAGCGGCAACGATAGCACCGCCGAGATCGCCACCGGCCACGGCCCGGACCAGAAGCCTTCGCCAGGCACCGCCCCAGCCGGCAATTCGCCGGTGACCGGCACTGCGCCATAACCGGCGCGCGCCACCGCAGCGGCCAATGCTTCTGCATCCACGGCACCGCGCAACACGGTCACCTCAGCCTGCTCCGTGGCCAGGTTGACCTGCGCCTCCACCACGCCGGGCACGGCCTTCAGCGCACGCTCGACGCGGGCCACGCAGGAAGCGCACGTCATGTCGCTGATGGACAAGGTCATGGCCTGGTGCGGCACCTCGTAACCGGCAGCCCTCACGGCCTCGGCGGCCGCCGGCAGCACGGCTGCGCCATCGGCCTGCAGCGTGGCTTCTTCGGTGGCGAGGTTGACGGCGACCTGGCGCACGCCAGGCACCTTGCCCAGCGCAGTCTCGACGCGCCGCACGCACGAGGCACACGTCATGCCGCCGATCGGCAGCCGCCATTCGGAGGCCGGCGCGCCTGCTGCGGCGCCGGATACGGGAAGGAGTCGGGAGTTAGCGGGCATGGCAGGGATCGGGTCCACAGTGATGACAACCACATCATGGACCTTACCATGTTGGGAAGGTCAAGCCCGCGCAAGCAGCGCATTCATCACGTGTCGCACGCGAGAACGTTTGGAAAAGGCCTTGCGCTTCCCACGGTGGGAAGGTGCAAACTTCAGGGGTAGACCAAAGTCCGGCCCGGCCAGCGCAGCGACAGGTACGCTTTTTGGACGGCCGGACGCTCACCTTGATTCCTTACCCCAGGTACCAGCAGGAGATTGCAGATGATCCAGTTCCAGGTTGAAGGCATGTCGTGCGGCCATTGCGTGGGCGCCATCACCCGCGCCGTGCAAGCGCTCGATCCCGCCGCGAAGGTGTCGGCCGACATCCCCGCACAGGCAGTCACGGTAGAAGCCACCGCCAGCGGCCAAGCGCTGCGCGAAGCCATCGAGGCCGCCGGCTATCCCGTCAAGGGCAGCACCCAGGCCGCGGGCTGAGCCGGCAGCGGCACAAAGCAAAACGGGCGCCAGCAATGGCGCCCGTTTTGTCGTCTGGTGAGTCGCTTCTTAGAAGCGGTAGCCGACGTTCAGGAAGGTCACGACCGGATCGATCTTGATCTTGGTATGCGACACAACGGTAGCATTGCCCGCCGCACCCGCGTTCTGCGTGGTGAGCGTGGCCGTGCTGGACAGCGGCAGGTAGGACACCGACAGGCCGACGAACCAGTTATCGGTGATGGCGTAGTTCGCGCCAACATTGAACACCGGATTCCACGAGCTCTTGGCGCTCGCCGTCATCCTGGCGTTCGGACCAAACTCGGAGCGCACGAAAGTCTGGTTGTTGATGGTCTCGTCGGTGAACCACGTGTAGTTCACGCCAAGGCCCACATAGGGGCGGAACTTGGTCTTCGCTTGCCCGAAGTGGTACTTCACCAGTACCGCCGGGCTCCATTGCCGCACATTGCCCAGCGTGCCGTATTTGGCAAACGTGCCAGCGCCCTCCACGTCGTGCTTCGGCGGAATCCCCGCCACGATTTCGCCTGCGATATTGTCGGTAAAGAAGTGCGTGAACGCGATGCCAAGCGTATCCGCGGACTGGATCTTGGCACTCGTGCCGGCTTCGGTGTGGTTGATGGGGACGCCACCGATGCTATCGACGACCAGCGCATCGGCCGAACTCGTCGGCATCACGCGGAACCAGCCCAGGCTGACGATATTGCTGCCGGCACTCTGCGCTTGCGCGGCACCAGCAACTAGCATGGCTACGCTGGCCAGCAGGATCTTCTTGGGGGACATGCCTCTTACTCCTTGTATTGACTCTCTACCCGGGGCAGGCATTATCCGGTCTGGTGTGACCCGTCTGTTTCAAACGCTTAATACTTTTGTAGAAGCCTGCCCCTAAAGCACGGGTTAACCATTAGAAACGCAGGCAAACAAACCAAACTGGCCAGGGAATCTGTATGCAATTCGCGACGCTCGCCGGCCAAAAAACCTACTGCACGGTATAGGCCTACTCGTCGCAAGGGAATTACGCTGTGCCGGCGCTTGCGAGCACGCACGCCGCCAGGTCCCACAGGGCATAACCGACACTCTTGAAGACCAGCGGGCTGCCGCCGCGCGCGCGCAGTGCGTCCTCGGCGAGGATGGCGCGCTCGAAGGGCTGCACGGTAGACCAGGCGATGCCCGCCTGCAGCAGGTCGCCCGCCTCCTCCTCGATGCCGAACAAGGTATCGGCCAGCAACCGGCCGTGCGCCGAGGCCGCCTGGCAGAGCGCCGGCGGCAGCTCGCACATCTCCGGGCGGAACGCGCCCACCGCGGCGATGAAATGATCGTCGCGCCACAGGCCGCTATCCAGGTCCGGCAGCACCGGCACCAGGCTGGACGTCACCGTCACCACCATCGACACGCGCGGCAAGACCGTGCGCACGTCATCCACCGACTGCGCCTCCACGCCCAGCGTGCGCGCATGCGCGGCGAGGGCTTCGGCCTTGGCGGCCGTGCGCGAATGCAGCCACACCCGGCGCGGCGAGAGGCCGGCGGCAAAGGCTTCCAGATGGGTCAGCGCCTGTACGCCAGCACCGATGATCAACAGCTCGCCAGCGGGATCCGGCGCGAAGCTCTGCGCCGCCAGCAGCGACACGGCGGCAGTGCGCCGGCCCGTCACGGTGGGCCCGTCCAGCAGCGCCAGCCGGCGTCCGGTATGGGCGTCGGCCACCACCACCTCGCCGAGGATATTGGGCAGGCCGCGTTGCGGATTCCCGGGGTGCACGGTGATGTTCTTGGTCATCACCAGCTCCCGGTTGCGCGCCGGCATCACCAGCAGCGTGCCTTCCCCGCCGGCGGGGTCCCCTACGGGCAACGCAATGCGCGGCGGCGCCATGGCCGTGCCCGCGCGCAACTCGGCCAGCATGGCGGCAATGGCACGGGCCAGCGCGGGGTAAGGCAGGCGGGCCGCGGTCTGGGCGGCGTCTAGCAGGGCAACGGACATGGCGGGTGGCTCCGGAGGCGGTTCGCGATGCTGGATTATCGGCGAACTCGCCGCCGGCCTGCCCCCAAGCTCCACAGCTTCAGGCGGTTCAGCGTGCCAGCAAGGACATCACCTGCCCCGGATAGCGCGTACCCGCTACTGCGTCTGCCGGGAACACGGCGTCGATGGCCGCCATGTCCGCCGCGTCCAGCACCACGTCCAGCGCGCCAAGGTTGTCGTCAAGGTTGGCCACGCGCCGCGTGCCGGGAATCGGCGCCAGCATTTCGCCACGCGCCAGCACCCACGCCAGTGCCAGTTGCGCCGGGCTGCAGCCCTTGTCGCGCGCCAGCGCGTTCACCTTGTCCACCAGCGCCAGGTTGCGCGCGAAGTTCTCACCCATGAAACGCGGGCTGGTACGGCGGTAATCGTCCTGCGCGAAATCCTCAGGGCTGCGGATGGTCCCGGTCAGGAAACCCCGGCCCAGCGGGCTGTATGGCACGAAGGCAATGCCGAGCCGCTGGCACGTAGCGAGAATGCTCTGGTCACCACCTGCCTCCACGTCGCGCGTCCACAGCGAATACTCGCTTTGCAGCGCGGTGATGGGATGCACGGCATGCGCGCGCTCGATGGTCTGCGCGCCGGCCTCCGACAATCCCAGCCAGCGTACCTTGCCCGCCTTCACCAGTTCCGCCATCGCGCCCACGGTTTCCTCGATGGGCACCTGCGGATCGACCCGGTGCTGGTAGTACAGGTCGATATGCTCCACCCCGAGCCGCTTGAGGCTGGCATCGCAGCTGGCTCGCACATATTCGGGCCGGCCATCCACGCCGCGCGCCACCAGGTTGGCGGCGTCGCGCACGATGCCGAACTTGGTCGCCAGCACCACGCTGTCCCGGCGCGCCGCGATGGCCCGGCCTACCAGGCTCTCGTTGGTGTATGGCCCATAAATATCAGCCGTATCGATAAAATTTACACCATTATCAATTGCGTGATTGATAGTGCGAATAGATTCGGCGTCGTCATGCGCGCCGTAGAACTCGCTCATGCCCATGCAGCCCAGGCCAAGGGGGAATACCTGTGGGCCATGCCGGCCCAGCTTGCGTAGTGCGGTCATGCGGAACTCCTTGGTTGAGGAACCTCGGCAGTATCGCCAAGGCCGGGGCACGGAAACAGCCGGCTACGCCGCATGCGTCATGAAGCACAGCTTCACAATCGGGTTACCCTCTTAAGCTGGACACCATGGGCGATGGGAAGAGCGATGGGAAGGGGCTCTCATCCCGGGTTCTCCCGGCGGGACAGGAAGTCAACCAGCACCCGCAGCTTAGGCAGCATGTGCCGGCTCGATGGCCACAGCATCCAGAACGTGCCCTGCACCACGTTGTATGTGTCCAGCGCCGTCACTAGCCGCTGCTCGTGCAGCGCCTCCTGCGCCACGAAATCCGGCACGTAGCAAATGCCCAGGCCGCCGATCGCCGCGGCCAGCACGCCTTCGATGCTGTTCAAGGCGAACGTGGCCGGCAAACGGACTTCCTCGCCGCCGGCATCCTGCGTCAACACCCAATCCTGCAGTTTCCCGCTGGAGGGGAAACGATAGCGCAGGCAAACATGGTGCTC comes from the Cupriavidus basilensis genome and includes:
- a CDS encoding LysR substrate-binding domain-containing protein; amino-acid sequence: MNRLSAPVRAPAWPVEPAGGGVARFAHAAIGYRLLLPDLAAFCAAYPEIEFDLDFSDRMVDVVEEGFDLVIRSGELVDSQLMARRLRPFRQVVCAAPDYFALRGMPVRPKDLEHHVCLRYRFPSSGKLQDWVLTQDAGGEEVRLPATFALNSIEGVLAAAIGGLGICYVPDFVAQEALHEQRLVTALDTYNVVQGTFWMLWPSSRHMLPKLRVLVDFLSRRENPG